A single region of the Leisingera thetidis genome encodes:
- a CDS encoding class I adenylate-forming enzyme family protein has translation MLSIFDQGPFAPCPAPFNLAAHVLRHAGRLPDKTALMVLEGQASEEWSYARLEAAVRGTGSGLLAAGLNPGDIVLMRLGNTVEFPIAYLGAIAAGLVPVPTSAQLTEPETARIIADLNPAAVLCDPAVACASHPLQISTAELLKMQDLPLCEYAVGDPDRMAYVVYTSGTSGNPRAVAHAHRAVWARQMMVEGWYGLAENDRLMHAGAFNWTYTLGTGLMDPWAAGATALIPAPGTPLEDLPDLLRRHQATIFAAAPGVYRKVLRGGPLDLPDLRHGLCAGEKLSRHLHEAWDAATGCSLYEAFGMSECSTFISSSPASPAQDGTLGQPQRGRRVAILGADGPVALGEEGTIAIHRSDPGLMLGYLNAPEETAARYQGDWFLTGDQGAMSADGQIRYLGRSDDMMNAGGYRVSPIEVETALAAHPGITQAGAAAVEVKPDTYIIAAFYTGPEELTRQELEAFASERLARYKQPRAYVRLDALPTGANGKLLRRALPALLKG, from the coding sequence ATGCTGTCGATTTTTGATCAGGGGCCGTTTGCGCCCTGCCCCGCCCCCTTCAATCTCGCCGCCCATGTGCTGCGCCATGCCGGAAGGCTGCCGGACAAAACCGCACTGATGGTCCTTGAGGGTCAAGCGAGCGAGGAGTGGAGCTATGCCCGGCTGGAGGCCGCCGTCCGCGGCACCGGATCCGGGCTGCTGGCAGCGGGGCTGAATCCCGGCGACATCGTGCTGATGCGGCTGGGGAACACGGTGGAGTTTCCCATCGCCTACCTGGGCGCCATTGCCGCGGGGCTGGTGCCGGTGCCCACCTCGGCCCAGCTGACGGAACCGGAGACCGCCCGGATCATCGCCGATCTGAACCCCGCGGCGGTATTGTGCGATCCGGCAGTGGCCTGTGCGAGTCACCCGTTGCAGATCAGCACTGCGGAGCTGCTGAAGATGCAGGATCTGCCTCTTTGTGAGTACGCCGTTGGAGACCCTGACCGGATGGCCTATGTGGTCTACACATCCGGCACCAGCGGAAATCCGCGCGCCGTGGCGCATGCCCACCGCGCCGTCTGGGCACGGCAGATGATGGTGGAGGGCTGGTACGGCCTGGCGGAGAATGACCGGCTGATGCATGCAGGCGCCTTCAACTGGACCTACACGCTCGGCACCGGGCTGATGGACCCCTGGGCAGCAGGCGCCACCGCGCTGATCCCGGCCCCGGGAACACCGCTTGAAGACCTGCCGGATCTCCTGCGCCGGCACCAGGCGACGATCTTTGCAGCCGCCCCTGGCGTCTACCGCAAGGTCCTGCGCGGCGGTCCGCTGGATTTGCCGGACCTCCGGCATGGGCTTTGCGCAGGTGAAAAGCTCTCACGCCACCTTCACGAGGCCTGGGATGCAGCAACCGGCTGCAGCCTGTATGAGGCATTCGGCATGTCGGAATGCTCCACTTTCATCTCCTCCTCGCCTGCAAGCCCGGCGCAGGACGGCACTCTGGGCCAGCCGCAAAGAGGCCGCAGGGTGGCCATACTGGGTGCGGACGGACCGGTCGCGTTGGGCGAAGAGGGCACCATCGCCATCCACCGGTCCGACCCGGGGCTGATGCTCGGCTACCTGAACGCGCCAGAGGAAACCGCGGCCCGTTATCAGGGGGACTGGTTCCTGACCGGTGATCAGGGGGCAATGTCGGCGGACGGCCAGATCCGCTACCTGGGGCGCAGCGACGACATGATGAACGCGGGCGGCTACCGGGTGTCGCCGATCGAGGTAGAGACCGCGCTGGCCGCCCATCCCGGCATCACCCAAGCCGGCGCTGCCGCGGTAGAGGTGAAGCCGGACACCTATATCATCGCCGCCTTCTACACCGGTCCCGAAGAGTTGACCCGCCAGGAGCTGGAGGCCTTTGCATCCGAACGCCTGGCCCGCTACAAGCAGCCCCGCGCCTATGTCCGTCTCGACGCCCTGCCAACGGGCGCCAACGGCAAGCTGCTGCGCCGCGCCCTGCCTGCCCTGTTAAAAGGATGA
- a CDS encoding helix-turn-helix domain-containing protein — MTGRDPKSLITIARANGGEDDAEPLDLGARVRELRKARDWTLEHAANQAGLARSTLSKIENGQMSPTYEALKKLAVGLQISVPQLFTPPQRDQVNGRMTVTKSGDGSAHATATYEHELLADGLSRKQMLPYRARVRARSMEEFDGWVRHDGEEFLYVLTGVVKLYTEFYEPVEMRRGDSAYYDAAMGHNVISVSPEDAMILWVTSLA, encoded by the coding sequence ATGACTGGCCGCGACCCGAAATCCCTGATCACCATCGCCCGCGCCAATGGCGGCGAAGACGACGCAGAACCATTGGACCTGGGCGCCCGCGTGCGCGAGCTGCGCAAGGCGCGGGACTGGACTCTGGAGCATGCGGCCAATCAGGCCGGGCTGGCGCGTTCGACCCTGTCCAAGATCGAAAATGGCCAGATGTCACCGACTTACGAGGCATTGAAGAAGCTGGCCGTGGGCTTGCAGATCTCGGTGCCTCAGCTGTTTACCCCGCCGCAGCGGGACCAGGTGAACGGCCGGATGACGGTGACCAAATCCGGTGACGGATCAGCCCATGCCACCGCGACATATGAGCACGAGCTGCTGGCCGACGGTCTGTCGCGCAAGCAGATGCTGCCTTACCGGGCGCGGGTGCGGGCGCGGTCGATGGAGGAATTTGACGGCTGGGTGCGCCATGACGGCGAGGAATTCCTCTATGTGCTGACCGGGGTGGTCAAGCTCTATACGGAATTCTACGAGCCGGTCGAGATGCGCCGCGGCGACAGCGCCTATTACGACGCGGCCATGGGGCATAACGTCATTTCCGTCAGCCCCGAAGATGCAATGATCCTCTGGGTGACGTCGCTGGCCTAA